In Musa acuminata AAA Group cultivar baxijiao chromosome BXJ2-10, Cavendish_Baxijiao_AAA, whole genome shotgun sequence, a genomic segment contains:
- the LOC104001032 gene encoding protein MEI2-like 2 isoform X2, with product MEQTSENSARLVSSNFLSVKTPKKAENAWDIPSGSNTLCGSSDVSLFSSSLPVLRHEKSNFADSHIGAQWTFDASSKLEKGNNDAESKVCVDDLDLHGTGILLPDDEEALLSGIMDDFDLNGLPSQVDELEDYDLFGSVGGMEMDSDPIESITVGIAKANISDGFLGNGISQYGLPNGVGTISGEHPYGEHPSRTLFVRNINSNVEDSELRSLFEQFGDIRSLYTACKHRGFVMISYYDIRSARSAMRALQNKPLRRRKLDIHFSIPKDNPTDKDMNQGTLVIFNLDPSVSNEDLRKIFGAYGEVKEIRETPHKRHHKFIEFYDVRAAEAALRSLNKSDIAGKRIKLEPSRPGGARRNLMQQLTHELEHDETRVYRHHGGSPIANSPPGLWAQFSSPNDNSPLQVLSKSPSGGAMSPIKNNHLPGLASVLPPMISTSTKIAPIGKDQNRASHADQVISGGSPIHGSGYQQSHSFPDHGHGLVTPTLGNLTSFGPSTSNASGVGTLTGPQFLWGSSASYTDNMQSSAWQSRATGNSFMSNGQGQGQNFLYSGHHGSFTGSSHSQHHHPVGSAPSVVPFERQYGYFPESPETSFMNQVAFGNTGINRNGGSLLMNTTPQATMNQGIMSGNMPDNSSPNMRMMPPQRFGPVLFRSPPYSGLSSIGIDGLVDRNRSRRVDNHGGQVDKRLYQLDLDKIIKGEDTRTTIMIKNIPNKYTSKMLLAAIDETHKGTYDFLYLPIDFKNKCNVGYAFINVVSPAHIISFYEAFHGKKWEKFNSEKVASLAYARIQGRAALVAHFQNSSLMNEDKRCRPILFYSEGAEAGYQEFFSSSHVDVHQEDMTESVGDSPEGPRGSSNGLPENTIVPGTSLEG from the exons ATGGAGCAAACTTCGGAGAATTCAGCTCGTTTAG TTTCCTCAAATTTTCTATCGGTGAAGACTCCAAAGAAGGCAGAAAATGCGTGGGACATTCCATCTggatccaatacgctctgtggatCAAGTGATGTTAGCCTTTTCTCAAGCTCATTACCAGTACTTCGTCATGAAAAAT CGAATTTTGCAGATTCACACATCGGTGCTCAATGGACTTTTGATGCATCTTCCAAACTGGAAAAGGGAAACAATGACGCGGAGAGTAAGGTTTGTGTGGATGATCTGGACCTCCATGGGACTGGGATCCTGTTACCTGATGATGAAGAAGCCCTTTTGTCTGGCATAATGGATGATTTCGACCTTAATGGGTTGCCTAGTCAAGTTGATGAACTTGAAGACTATGATCTTTTTGGCAGTGTTGGGGGCATGGAAATGGATTCTGATCCTATAGAAAGCATTACAGTTGGTATTGCAAAGGCAAACATCTCTGATGGCTTTTTAGGCAATGGAATTAGTCAGTATGGTCTTCCTAATGGTGTTGGGACTATTTCTGGGGAACACCCATATGGAGAGCATCCTTCGAGAACTCTATTTGTGCGTAACATCAACAGTAATGTTGAAGACTCTGAATTGAGGTCGCTCTTTGAG CAATTTGGGGACATCCGAAGTCTTTATACGGCATGCAAACACAGGGGATTTGTGATGATATCTTACTATGATATACGATCTGCTCGATCTGCCATGCGTGCATTACAGAACAAGCCCTTAAGACGGAGaaagcttgacatacatttttcaATTCCAAAG GATAACCCAACAGACAAAGATATGAATCAAGGAACTCTCGTGATATTTAATTTGGATCCTTCCGTTTCTAACGAGGACCTTAGGAAAATATTTGGTGCCTATGGAGAAGTTAAAGAG ATAAGGGAGACTCCTCACAAGCGGCACCACAAATTTATTGAGTTTTATGATGTCAGAGCAGCAGAAGCTGCCCTGCGGTCATTGAACAAGAGTGACATAGCTGGGAAGCGAATAAAGCTAGAACCAAGCCGCCCTGGTGGAGCTCGCAGGAA CTTAATGCAACAATTGACTCATGAGCTAGAACACGATGAGACCAGAGTTTATCGGCACCATGGGGGATCACCTATCGCCAATTCACCACCAG GTCTATGGGCACAATTCAGTAGTCCAAATGATAACAGTCCACTACAAGTTCTTAGCAAGTCCCCTAGTGGGGGAGCAATGAGCCCCATTAAAAATAATCATTTGCCTGGACTAGCTTCTGTACTTCCTCCAATGATATCAACTTCCACTAAGATTGCACCAATCGGAAAGGACCAAAATAGGGCCAGCCATGCTGATCAGGTAATTTCTGGTGGGAGTCCCATACATGGAAGTGGATATCAGCAATCTCATTCCTTCCCAGATCATGGTCATGGATTGGTGACCCCAACTCTAGGAAATTTAACTTCTTTTGGTCCTTCTACATCGAATGCATCTGGAGTTGGAACTCTAACTGGCCCACAGTTTCTCTGGGGTAGCTCGGCTTCTTACACAGATAATATGCAGTCTTCTGCTTGGCAGTCTAGGGCTACAGGAAATTCATTCATGTCAAAtggacaagggcaagggcaaaactTTCTATATTCAGGCCATCATGGCTCGTTCACTGGGTCATCACACAGTCAGCATCACCATCCTGTTGGATCAGCTCCATCTGTTGTTCCTTTCGAGAGGCAGTATGGATATTTTCCCGAGTCACCAGAGACATCCTTCATGAACCAAGTTGCATTTGGAAATACTGGGATTAACCGAAATGGTGGCAGTTTACTTATGAACACAACTCCTCAGGCCACTATGAATCAAGGGATAATGTCAGGAAACATGCCAGATAATAGTTCACCCAATATGAGAATGATGCCTCCTCAGAGATTTGGACCTGTGCTCTTTCGCAGTCCTCCTTATTCTGGTCTAAGTTCCATCGGCATTGATGGTCTAGTTGATCGGAACCGCAGTCGGCGAGTTGACAACCATGGTGGTCAAGTAGACAAGAGGCTGTATCAGCTTGACTTGGACAAAATAATTAAGGGGGAAGACACTCGAACAACGATAATGATAAAAAACattccaaataa GTACACCTCGAAGATGCTTTTAGCTGCAATAGATGAAACTCACAAAGGCACGTACGACTTTTTGTACTTGCCAATAGATTTTAAG AATAAATGCAATGTGGGTTATGCATTTATAAACGTGGTGTCTCCTGCACACATAATATCCTTTTATGAG GCATTCCatgggaagaaatgggagaagttTAACAGTGAGAAGGTTGCCTCTCTGGCATATGCAAGAATCCAGGGTAGAGCTGCACTTGTTGCCCACTTCCAGAACTCTAGCTTGATGAATGAAGATAAGAGATGCCGCCCCATTCTTTTTTATTCTGAGGGAGCGGAGGCTGGTTATCAG GAATTCTTTTCATCAAGTCATGTGGATGTGCATCAAGAAGATATGACTGAATCAGTGGGTGACTCACCTGAAGGTCCACGAGGAAGCAGTAATGGGCTGCCAGAGAACACCATCGTACCTGGAACTAGCTTGGAAGGGTAG
- the LOC135624892 gene encoding uncharacterized protein LOC135624892, with translation MMDEPLLPTSAPKTAPPASTASYPSFLRRLRIFLVLAACALWANYEASKGFDITVLHGASRSPAARRFGLLFVSNGRAARLVLSSSDLVQRVLYPDDSFPRKPVRRITLFLADENLNETVVVSHGRHPGEFVVQLSPAVMKAADVQMSVASALQRGVARVWLWDGRGQAPRPLLDAMVEYLTTQNNASATLRTNSCCAAGEQLRVARVNRAMQEEWDDRMLEDVCGSPSEKVCSACQPLIDLSTFARNVDPPDQDP, from the coding sequence ATGATGGATGAGCCTCTCCTTCCCACCTCCGCCCCCAAAACTGCCCCTCCTGCATCCACGGCCTCCTATCCCAGCTTCCTCCGGCGTCTCCGCATCTTCCTTGTCCTCGCCGCCTGCGCCCTGTGGGCAAATTACGAGGCCTCCAAGGGCTTCGACATCACCGTCCTCCACGGCGCCTCGCGCAGCCCCGCCGCCCGCCGATTCGGCCTGCTATTCGTCTCCAACGGCCGAGCCGCCAGGCTCGTCCTCAGCTCCAGTGATCTCGTTCAGCGCGTCCTCTACCCGGATGATTCGTTCCCTCGGAAGCCAGTGCGCCGGATAACGCTTTTCTTGGCCGACGAAAACCTCAACGAGACCGTCGTGGTCAGCCACGGCCGCCACCCAGGCGAGTTCGTAGTCCAGCTGAGCCCGGCCGTCATGAAGGCGGCGGACGTGCAGATGTCGGTGGCTTCCGCGCTGCAGCGGGGCGTGGCTCGCGTCTGGCTCTGGGACGGGCGAGGCCAGGCCCCGAGACCGCTTCTTGACGCCATGGTAGAGTACCTCACCACGCAGAACAACGCCAGTGCTACACTCCGCACCAATTCCTGCTGCGCGGCGGGGGAGCAGCTGCGCGTAGCGCGCGTGAATCGAGCCATGCAGGAGGAGTGGGACGATCGGATGCTGGAGGATGTATGCGGCTCGCCTTCCGAAAAGGTCTGCTCGGCCTGCCAACCTCTTATCGACCTCAGTACGTTCGCAAGGAACGTAGATCCTCCTGATCAAGATCCATAG
- the LOC103969752 gene encoding uncharacterized protein LOC103969752: MEQPLLASPPNTVPNSRPPPAKSSNPNILVGLTIFLVVAAFSLLANYEAAKGFQIVVVNAALHTHAGRRFDLLFVSNDRATRLVVASSNLVQRILYPDDSFPRKPVDRVTLYMAGEDLDSTVAVRGGRSAGEFVVRMSPAVMEAADVKAAVAEAVQRGMARVWLWDGRGEAPRSLLDAMAEYVAMSSGMASPSIRPRNTSISPFTASCWEDDDHVRLASFLNYCDAKHHGFVARLNRAMQEEWTEDTFNVTLGSSVPQICSSYLSAEQISRVCTSVLKKICRDYGIVRWPYRKYLAGKTVEDIRRDIAKERSKELADLSKTNQKNDVSNVMSSPVGSLSALTPNPAQESSKMQRVSMPGHVSQLQGSRFTQNGWPNMLHQNQSKNIPTFMDEFKYGFPENGLSSTSFKWWGISRLEETERTVPGEGETTTEKDDNQEVQDSSNEGEEPDSGAEDNVIVTKPSALLCSLRRKSVEYGRESLKRGISVAGIPNKLTKRQKLTLSQVFGSSLPEEWKENFS; this comes from the exons ATGGAGCAGCCTCTCCTTGCTTCTCCTCCTAACACCGTCCCCAACTCTCGACCCCCTCCGGCCAAGTCCTCCAATCCTAACATTCTCGTCGGCCTCACCATATTCCTTGTCGTCGCGGCCTTCTCTCTGTTGGCGAACTACGAGGCCGCCAAGGGCTTTCAGATCGTCGTCGTCAATGCCGCCTTGCACACCCACGCAGGCCGGCGCTTCGACCTTCTGTTCGTCTCCAACGACCGCGCCACCAGACTCGTCGTCGCCTCCAGCAATCTCGTGCAGCGCATCCTTTACCCGGACGATTCGTTTCCCAGGAAGCCGGTGGACCGCGTGACACTTTACATGGCCGGCGAAGACCTCGACAGCACGGTTGCAGTCCGCGGAGGACGCAGCGCGGGCGAGTTCGTCGTCCGGATGAGCCCGGCCGTGATGGAGGCTGCCGACGTCaaagcggccgtggctgaggcggtGCAACGGGGCATGGCGCGGGTCTGGCTATGGgatgggcgaggcgaggccccgaGATCGCTTCTTGACGCCATGGCAGAGTACGTTGCCATGTCCTCCGGCATGGCATCTCCTTCCATCAGGCCCCGCAACACCAGCATATCACCGTTCACAGCTTCGTGCTGGGAGGACGACGACCACGTACGCCTGGCGAGCTTCTTGAATTACTGCGACGCGAAGCACCATGGATTTGTAGCGCGCTTGAACAGAGCCATGCAGGAGGAGTGGACCGAAGACACGTTCAACGTCACATTGGGCTCATCAGTTCCACAAATCTGCTCCTCCTATCTCTCGGCAGAACAAATATCTA GAGTCTGTACAAGTGTCTTGAAGAAGATATGTCGCGACTATGGCATTGTAAGGTGGCCATATCGAAAG TATCTTGCTGGGAAGACTGTagaagatattagaagagataTTGCTAAGGAGAGAAGTAAGGAGCTAGCTGATTTATCGAAGACTAACCAAAAGAATGATGTGTCCAATGTGATGTCATCGCCAGTTGGTTCCTTATCAGCTTT aACACCGAACCCTGCTCAAGAATCTTCCAAAATGCAGAGAGTTTCCATGCCAGGGCATGTTTCGCAACTGCAAGGAAGTAGGTTTACTCAAAACGGATGGCCAAATATGCTCCATCAAAACCAATCAAAAAACATCCCTACGTTCATGGACGAATTCAAATATGGTTTTCCAGAAAATGGTCTATCATCAACTTCATTCAAATGGTGGGGAATCAGCAGGCTAGAAGAAACCGAAAGGACCGTGCCAGGAGAAGGAGAAACTACGACCGAGAAGGATGACAATCAAGAGGTACAGGACTCATCAAATGAAGGCGAAGAACCTGATTCTGGTGCAGAGGACAATGTTATCGTAACCAAGCCATCTGCTTTGCTGTGCTCTCTGAGAAGAAAATCTGTTGAATATGGGCGCGAGTCACTCAAGAGAGGGATTTCGGTGGCCGGAATACCCAACAAACTCACGAAGAGGCAGAAGCTAACATTATCCCAAGTATTTGGGTCATCTTTACCAGAGGAATGGAAGGAAAACTTCTCGTGA
- the LOC104001032 gene encoding protein MEI2-like 2 isoform X1 yields MSFFMAIVEKLSMEQTSENSARLVSSNFLSVKTPKKAENAWDIPSGSNTLCGSSDVSLFSSSLPVLRHEKYSHIGAQWTFDASSKLEKGNNDAESKVCVDDLDLHGTGILLPDDEEALLSGIMDDFDLNGLPSQVDELEDYDLFGSVGGMEMDSDPIESITVGIAKANISDGFLGNGISQYGLPNGVGTISGEHPYGEHPSRTLFVRNINSNVEDSELRSLFEQFGDIRSLYTACKHRGFVMISYYDIRSARSAMRALQNKPLRRRKLDIHFSIPKDNPTDKDMNQGTLVIFNLDPSVSNEDLRKIFGAYGEVKEIRETPHKRHHKFIEFYDVRAAEAALRSLNKSDIAGKRIKLEPSRPGGARRNLMQQLTHELEHDETRVYRHHGGSPIANSPPGLWAQFSSPNDNSPLQVLSKSPSGGAMSPIKNNHLPGLASVLPPMISTSTKIAPIGKDQNRASHADQVISGGSPIHGSGYQQSHSFPDHGHGLVTPTLGNLTSFGPSTSNASGVGTLTGPQFLWGSSASYTDNMQSSAWQSRATGNSFMSNGQGQGQNFLYSGHHGSFTGSSHSQHHHPVGSAPSVVPFERQYGYFPESPETSFMNQVAFGNTGINRNGGSLLMNTTPQATMNQGIMSGNMPDNSSPNMRMMPPQRFGPVLFRSPPYSGLSSIGIDGLVDRNRSRRVDNHGGQVDKRLYQLDLDKIIKGEDTRTTIMIKNIPNKYTSKMLLAAIDETHKGTYDFLYLPIDFKNKCNVGYAFINVVSPAHIISFYEAFHGKKWEKFNSEKVASLAYARIQGRAALVAHFQNSSLMNEDKRCRPILFYSEGAEAGYQEFFSSSHVDVHQEDMTESVGDSPEGPRGSSNGLPENTIVPGTSLEG; encoded by the exons ATGTCTTTCTTCATGGCAATTGTAGAGAAATTATCAATGGAGCAAACTTCGGAGAATTCAGCTCGTTTAG TTTCCTCAAATTTTCTATCGGTGAAGACTCCAAAGAAGGCAGAAAATGCGTGGGACATTCCATCTggatccaatacgctctgtggatCAAGTGATGTTAGCCTTTTCTCAAGCTCATTACCAGTACTTCGTCATGAAAAAT ATTCACACATCGGTGCTCAATGGACTTTTGATGCATCTTCCAAACTGGAAAAGGGAAACAATGACGCGGAGAGTAAGGTTTGTGTGGATGATCTGGACCTCCATGGGACTGGGATCCTGTTACCTGATGATGAAGAAGCCCTTTTGTCTGGCATAATGGATGATTTCGACCTTAATGGGTTGCCTAGTCAAGTTGATGAACTTGAAGACTATGATCTTTTTGGCAGTGTTGGGGGCATGGAAATGGATTCTGATCCTATAGAAAGCATTACAGTTGGTATTGCAAAGGCAAACATCTCTGATGGCTTTTTAGGCAATGGAATTAGTCAGTATGGTCTTCCTAATGGTGTTGGGACTATTTCTGGGGAACACCCATATGGAGAGCATCCTTCGAGAACTCTATTTGTGCGTAACATCAACAGTAATGTTGAAGACTCTGAATTGAGGTCGCTCTTTGAG CAATTTGGGGACATCCGAAGTCTTTATACGGCATGCAAACACAGGGGATTTGTGATGATATCTTACTATGATATACGATCTGCTCGATCTGCCATGCGTGCATTACAGAACAAGCCCTTAAGACGGAGaaagcttgacatacatttttcaATTCCAAAG GATAACCCAACAGACAAAGATATGAATCAAGGAACTCTCGTGATATTTAATTTGGATCCTTCCGTTTCTAACGAGGACCTTAGGAAAATATTTGGTGCCTATGGAGAAGTTAAAGAG ATAAGGGAGACTCCTCACAAGCGGCACCACAAATTTATTGAGTTTTATGATGTCAGAGCAGCAGAAGCTGCCCTGCGGTCATTGAACAAGAGTGACATAGCTGGGAAGCGAATAAAGCTAGAACCAAGCCGCCCTGGTGGAGCTCGCAGGAA CTTAATGCAACAATTGACTCATGAGCTAGAACACGATGAGACCAGAGTTTATCGGCACCATGGGGGATCACCTATCGCCAATTCACCACCAG GTCTATGGGCACAATTCAGTAGTCCAAATGATAACAGTCCACTACAAGTTCTTAGCAAGTCCCCTAGTGGGGGAGCAATGAGCCCCATTAAAAATAATCATTTGCCTGGACTAGCTTCTGTACTTCCTCCAATGATATCAACTTCCACTAAGATTGCACCAATCGGAAAGGACCAAAATAGGGCCAGCCATGCTGATCAGGTAATTTCTGGTGGGAGTCCCATACATGGAAGTGGATATCAGCAATCTCATTCCTTCCCAGATCATGGTCATGGATTGGTGACCCCAACTCTAGGAAATTTAACTTCTTTTGGTCCTTCTACATCGAATGCATCTGGAGTTGGAACTCTAACTGGCCCACAGTTTCTCTGGGGTAGCTCGGCTTCTTACACAGATAATATGCAGTCTTCTGCTTGGCAGTCTAGGGCTACAGGAAATTCATTCATGTCAAAtggacaagggcaagggcaaaactTTCTATATTCAGGCCATCATGGCTCGTTCACTGGGTCATCACACAGTCAGCATCACCATCCTGTTGGATCAGCTCCATCTGTTGTTCCTTTCGAGAGGCAGTATGGATATTTTCCCGAGTCACCAGAGACATCCTTCATGAACCAAGTTGCATTTGGAAATACTGGGATTAACCGAAATGGTGGCAGTTTACTTATGAACACAACTCCTCAGGCCACTATGAATCAAGGGATAATGTCAGGAAACATGCCAGATAATAGTTCACCCAATATGAGAATGATGCCTCCTCAGAGATTTGGACCTGTGCTCTTTCGCAGTCCTCCTTATTCTGGTCTAAGTTCCATCGGCATTGATGGTCTAGTTGATCGGAACCGCAGTCGGCGAGTTGACAACCATGGTGGTCAAGTAGACAAGAGGCTGTATCAGCTTGACTTGGACAAAATAATTAAGGGGGAAGACACTCGAACAACGATAATGATAAAAAACattccaaataa GTACACCTCGAAGATGCTTTTAGCTGCAATAGATGAAACTCACAAAGGCACGTACGACTTTTTGTACTTGCCAATAGATTTTAAG AATAAATGCAATGTGGGTTATGCATTTATAAACGTGGTGTCTCCTGCACACATAATATCCTTTTATGAG GCATTCCatgggaagaaatgggagaagttTAACAGTGAGAAGGTTGCCTCTCTGGCATATGCAAGAATCCAGGGTAGAGCTGCACTTGTTGCCCACTTCCAGAACTCTAGCTTGATGAATGAAGATAAGAGATGCCGCCCCATTCTTTTTTATTCTGAGGGAGCGGAGGCTGGTTATCAG GAATTCTTTTCATCAAGTCATGTGGATGTGCATCAAGAAGATATGACTGAATCAGTGGGTGACTCACCTGAAGGTCCACGAGGAAGCAGTAATGGGCTGCCAGAGAACACCATCGTACCTGGAACTAGCTTGGAAGGGTAG
- the LOC104001032 gene encoding protein MEI2-like 2 isoform X3: MSFFMAIVEKLSMEQTSENSARLVSSNFLSVKTPKKAENAWDIPSGSNTLCGSSDVSLFSSSLPVLRHEKSNFADSHIGAQWTFDASSKLEKGNNDAESKVCVDDLDLHGTGILLPDDEEALLSGIMDDFDLNGLPSQVDELEDYDLFGSVGGMEMDSDPIESITVGIAKANISDGFLGNGISQYGLPNGVGTISGEHPYGEHPSRTLFVRNINSNVEDSELRSLFEQFGDIRSLYTACKHRGFVMISYYDIRSARSAMRALQNKPLRRRKLDIHFSIPKDNPTDKDMNQGTLVIFNLDPSVSNEDLRKIFGAYGEVKEIRETPHKRHHKFIEFYDVRAAEAALRSLNKSDIAGKRIKLEPSRPGGARRNLMQQLTHELEHDETRVYRHHGGSPIANSPPGLWAQFSSPNDNSPLQVLSKSPSGGAMSPIKNNHLPGLASVLPPMISTSTKIAPIGKDQNRASHADQVISGGSPIHGSGYQQSHSFPDHGHGLVTPTLGNLTSFGPSTSNASGVGTLTGPQFLWGSSASYTDNMQSSAWQSRATGNSFMSNGQGQGQNFLYSGHHGSFTGSSHSQHHHPVGSAPSVVPFERQYGYFPESPETSFMNQVAFGNTGINRNGGSLLMNTTPQATMNQGIMSGNMPDNSSPNMRMMPPQRFGPVLFRSPPYSGLSSIGIDGLVDRNRSRRVDNHGGQVDKRLYQLDLDKIIKGEDTRTTIMIKNIPNKYTSKMLLAAIDETHKGTYDFLYLPIDFKNKCNVGYAFINVVSPAHIISFYEAFHGKKWEKFNSEKVASLAYARIQGRAALVAHFQNSSLMNEDKRCRPILFYSEGAEAGYQEFFSSSHVDVHQEDMTESVGDSPEGPRGSSNGLPENTIVPGTSLEG; this comes from the exons ATGTCTTTCTTCATGGCAATTGTAGAGAAATTATCAATGGAGCAAACTTCGGAGAATTCAGCTCGTTTAG TTTCCTCAAATTTTCTATCGGTGAAGACTCCAAAGAAGGCAGAAAATGCGTGGGACATTCCATCTggatccaatacgctctgtggatCAAGTGATGTTAGCCTTTTCTCAAGCTCATTACCAGTACTTCGTCATGAAAAAT CGAATTTTGCAGATTCACACATCGGTGCTCAATGGACTTTTGATGCATCTTCCAAACTGGAAAAGGGAAACAATGACGCGGAGAGTAAGGTTTGTGTGGATGATCTGGACCTCCATGGGACTGGGATCCTGTTACCTGATGATGAAGAAGCCCTTTTGTCTGGCATAATGGATGATTTCGACCTTAATGGGTTGCCTAGTCAAGTTGATGAACTTGAAGACTATGATCTTTTTGGCAGTGTTGGGGGCATGGAAATGGATTCTGATCCTATAGAAAGCATTACAGTTGGTATTGCAAAGGCAAACATCTCTGATGGCTTTTTAGGCAATGGAATTAGTCAGTATGGTCTTCCTAATGGTGTTGGGACTATTTCTGGGGAACACCCATATGGAGAGCATCCTTCGAGAACTCTATTTGTGCGTAACATCAACAGTAATGTTGAAGACTCTGAATTGAGGTCGCTCTTTGAG CAATTTGGGGACATCCGAAGTCTTTATACGGCATGCAAACACAGGGGATTTGTGATGATATCTTACTATGATATACGATCTGCTCGATCTGCCATGCGTGCATTACAGAACAAGCCCTTAAGACGGAGaaagcttgacatacatttttcaATTCCAAAG GATAACCCAACAGACAAAGATATGAATCAAGGAACTCTCGTGATATTTAATTTGGATCCTTCCGTTTCTAACGAGGACCTTAGGAAAATATTTGGTGCCTATGGAGAAGTTAAAGAG ATAAGGGAGACTCCTCACAAGCGGCACCACAAATTTATTGAGTTTTATGATGTCAGAGCAGCAGAAGCTGCCCTGCGGTCATTGAACAAGAGTGACATAGCTGGGAAGCGAATAAAGCTAGAACCAAGCCGCCCTGGTGGAGCTCGCAGGAA CTTAATGCAACAATTGACTCATGAGCTAGAACACGATGAGACCAGAGTTTATCGGCACCATGGGGGATCACCTATCGCCAATTCACCACCAG GTCTATGGGCACAATTCAGTAGTCCAAATGATAACAGTCCACTACAAGTTCTTAGCAAGTCCCCTAGTGGGGGAGCAATGAGCCCCATTAAAAATAATCATTTGCCTGGACTAGCTTCTGTACTTCCTCCAATGATATCAACTTCCACTAAGATTGCACCAATCGGAAAGGACCAAAATAGGGCCAGCCATGCTGATCAGGTAATTTCTGGTGGGAGTCCCATACATGGAAGTGGATATCAGCAATCTCATTCCTTCCCAGATCATGGTCATGGATTGGTGACCCCAACTCTAGGAAATTTAACTTCTTTTGGTCCTTCTACATCGAATGCATCTGGAGTTGGAACTCTAACTGGCCCACAGTTTCTCTGGGGTAGCTCGGCTTCTTACACAGATAATATGCAGTCTTCTGCTTGGCAGTCTAGGGCTACAGGAAATTCATTCATGTCAAAtggacaagggcaagggcaaaactTTCTATATTCAGGCCATCATGGCTCGTTCACTGGGTCATCACACAGTCAGCATCACCATCCTGTTGGATCAGCTCCATCTGTTGTTCCTTTCGAGAGGCAGTATGGATATTTTCCCGAGTCACCAGAGACATCCTTCATGAACCAAGTTGCATTTGGAAATACTGGGATTAACCGAAATGGTGGCAGTTTACTTATGAACACAACTCCTCAGGCCACTATGAATCAAGGGATAATGTCAGGAAACATGCCAGATAATAGTTCACCCAATATGAGAATGATGCCTCCTCAGAGATTTGGACCTGTGCTCTTTCGCAGTCCTCCTTATTCTGGTCTAAGTTCCATCGGCATTGATGGTCTAGTTGATCGGAACCGCAGTCGGCGAGTTGACAACCATGGTGGTCAAGTAGACAAGAGGCTGTATCAGCTTGACTTGGACAAAATAATTAAGGGGGAAGACACTCGAACAACGATAATGATAAAAAACattccaaataa GTACACCTCGAAGATGCTTTTAGCTGCAATAGATGAAACTCACAAAGGCACGTACGACTTTTTGTACTTGCCAATAGATTTTAAG AATAAATGCAATGTGGGTTATGCATTTATAAACGTGGTGTCTCCTGCACACATAATATCCTTTTATGAG GCATTCCatgggaagaaatgggagaagttTAACAGTGAGAAGGTTGCCTCTCTGGCATATGCAAGAATCCAGGGTAGAGCTGCACTTGTTGCCCACTTCCAGAACTCTAGCTTGATGAATGAAGATAAGAGATGCCGCCCCATTCTTTTTTATTCTGAGGGAGCGGAGGCTGGTTATCAG GAATTCTTTTCATCAAGTCATGTGGATGTGCATCAAGAAGATATGACTGAATCAGTGGGTGACTCACCTGAAGGTCCACGAGGAAGCAGTAATGGGCTGCCAGAGAACACCATCGTACCTGGAACTAGCTTGGAAGGGTAG